Below is a genomic region from Candidatus Cetobacterium colombiensis.
AGCTAAGGAATTGTTCTTCCTTAGCTTTAGAAATCTTACTTTCTGATTTCTTTGATTCTTGCTTTCTTTCCAGAAAGTCCTCTTAAGTAGTAAAGTTTTGATCTTCTTACTTTTCCGATCTTTAAAACTTCAATTTTATCGATCATTGGTGAGTTTACAGGAATAATTCTCTCTACTCCTATTCCTCCAGTTACTTTTCTAACTGTGAAAGTTTTTGCAATTCCTCCACCATTTACTCTAATTACTACACCTTCGAATAACTGTATTCTTTCTTTGTTACCCTCTACAACTTTGTAGTGAACTCC
It encodes:
- the rplS gene encoding 50S ribosomal protein L19: MKEKLIQLVEQNYLRNDIPEFKAGDTIGVHYKVVEGNKERIQLFEGVVIRVNGGGIAKTFTVRKVTGGIGVERIIPVNSPMIDKIEVLKIGKVRRSKLYYLRGLSGKKARIKEIRK